The genome window TTAAACAAATTGTTATGCCTCGCCAAATAGCTATGTATCTTTCTCGAGAACTCACCGATTCCTCTTTGCCAAAAATCGGCAACGAATTCGGCGGCAAAGACCATACCACCGTTTTACATGCTATCGATAAAATCGAGACAGAACTAAAAAAGGATACTGACTTACAAAACGATATTACAAAATTAAAAGCTAAACTACGATCATAACTTGTGGATAAGTATAATAATTATCCTCAAACTTATCCACAAGTTATCAACAGGTGGATAACTCGCAATAACAGGTGTTTAAATAGTTTTCCACAGTATTAACAGGCTCTACTACTACGACTATATTTTAAACTATTAAATATATTTATATACTTACACAAAAGGACTGAAACATATGAATTTTACAATTAACCGATCTGCATTCATTAGTCAATTAAATAATGTCTTACGTGCTATTTCATCTAAAACCACGATTCCAATTCTTACTGGATTAAAAATGGTAGTAAACGAAGACAATATTGTGTTAACTGGTAGTAATTCTGACATCACCATCGAAAGTGTTATTAATGCTAATGACGCTGATAACGATTTAACAATTGAAGAAACTGGCGCTATTGTATTACCAGCCCGCTTCTTCAGTGACATTGTTAAAAAGCTACCAGATAAGAAAGTAACTATTGAAGTTACAAGTGGTTTTCAAGCAGATATTACATCTGGTTCAGCTAAATTCCAAATTAATGGTCAAGATGCTGAAAACTTTCCCCATTTACCAGAAATTGAAACTAATAAATCAGTAACTCTTCCTAACGACATCCTTAAAGAAGTGATTCGTCAAACCGTTATTGCGGTATCTAAGCAAGAAAGTCGCCCAATCCTTGCCGGGGTGCATATGATGTTAAAAGATGGCGTTCTAACAGCTGTTGCAACAGATAGTCATCGACTTGCACAACGGAAAGTGGTCCTCGAAAATATTGATAACGGCATAGATTTTGATGTGATTATTCCCGGAAAGAGCATGGAAGAGCTTTCTGGAATGATTAGCGATGTCCATGAAGATGTACAAATGCAAGTAACCGAAAATCAAGTATTGTTTATCTTTGGTAATACTCATTTCTATTCTCGATTACTAGAAGGAAATTACCCTGAAACTAGTCAGTTAATTCCACAAACTGCTGATACAACAGTTGAACTAGAAGCTGGGACATTTTTATCATCAATTGAGCGTGCTTCGCTTTTATCTCATGAAAGCCGTAACGATGTGGTTAAGTTAAGTCTAAAGCCATCAGAAAATCTTGTCCGAATTAGTGGTGATTCTCCAGATATCGGTACGGTTGAAGAAGAGGTAGTAACGTCTGCTCTTGATGGTAATGATCTTGAAATCTCATTTAATCCTAACTACATGAAAGATGCTTTACGTTCTTTTGGTCAGGCAACGATCAAGATTTCATTTACTTCACCATTGCGACCATTTACCTTGGTGCCAACAGAAGATCAAGAAAATTTTGTCCACTTAATTACGCCAGTACGGACATTTTAGAAAGGATCTTAATAAGTTTTATAAAAAGAGGCTACAGAATGTTTTGTTTTGTAACCTCTTTTCTATTTGGCATAGATTAAATTTAATAAGTATTGCTAGTTTATATTCAGATTTTTGACCATAGAGCAAATTTAACCGAATTTTGATAAAAAAGGCTAAATTAAGTTAATGCGCTCAGAAAGGCTAATAACGCAAAATTAGG of Limosilactobacillus reuteri subsp. reuteri contains these proteins:
- the dnaN gene encoding DNA polymerase III subunit beta yields the protein MNFTINRSAFISQLNNVLRAISSKTTIPILTGLKMVVNEDNIVLTGSNSDITIESVINANDADNDLTIEETGAIVLPARFFSDIVKKLPDKKVTIEVTSGFQADITSGSAKFQINGQDAENFPHLPEIETNKSVTLPNDILKEVIRQTVIAVSKQESRPILAGVHMMLKDGVLTAVATDSHRLAQRKVVLENIDNGIDFDVIIPGKSMEELSGMISDVHEDVQMQVTENQVLFIFGNTHFYSRLLEGNYPETSQLIPQTADTTVELEAGTFLSSIERASLLSHESRNDVVKLSLKPSENLVRISGDSPDIGTVEEEVVTSALDGNDLEISFNPNYMKDALRSFGQATIKISFTSPLRPFTLVPTEDQENFVHLITPVRTF